DNA sequence from the Rhizobium lusitanum genome:
GAAAAGCCGGAGGCCGATGCGCCACGGCCGGGCGATCCACGCTTTGCCCGCAACGAAGTGCATCTCATCGCCTCGGCCGGTGTCTCGCTGGAGGCTGCGGCCCAAGTGGCGCGCGAAGCCGGCATCGAGGCGGCGATCCTTTCGGATGCGATCGAGGGCGAGGCCCGCGAGGCCGCACACATGCATGCCGCGCTCGCCCGCGAAATCCTGCATCGCAATCGCCCCTTCTCCAAGCCGATCGTATTGCTCTCCGGCGGAGAGACGACGGTGACCCTGACGGGCAAGGGCAAAGGCGGACGAAACTCCGAATTTCTGCTGTCGCTGGCGATCGATATCGACGGTCACGCGGGCATTCATGCCATGGCGGCGGATACGGATGGTATCGACGGCAGCGAGGACAATGCCGGCGCCTTTGCCGACGCAAGCACGGTGGCGCGCTTGCGCAAGGCCGGGCTGATGCCCGCCGAGATGCTCAGAAACAACGACGCCTGGACGGCATTCAACGCGATCGGCGATCTCTTCGTCCCCGGTCCGACCGGTACGAACGTCAATGACATCAGAGCTATTCTGATCGCCTGACGTCAGGATTGAACGAGATCGGCGGTTTGCGCGCAATCGTCGCAACGCCAATAGGCCGGCGCTGTCGATATCCACCGGAAGAAATGCCGGCGGCAATGGGCGCATTCGATTTCGACGACATGCGTCTTTTCGGCAACGACGACGGGCTTGGGCCTATTCTTGCGCTCGTTCTTCCACTGCTCAAGTTTCGTGACGGCCACCGTTACTCTCCACGCAATACTTCGGCCTCGATATACACACACCTAAAGTAGACTGCTCTGATGAATAAAATATTGCGAGTGCGAAAAGCGCCCGTCTCCTACATTTTGCGGCAGCATTAATACGAAAGCGCGATGGCGCGAGCTGCATTTAATACTGGGCGGCTTCAAAGGCCGACAATGGCTCCGAGTATCACGGCCGGAAGGTCGCCTTTTGCCGGCCGATCCTACGCTGGTGGTGACGAAGACAGCTGCGTTTACGCGCTCGGAAATCGCTCTCGTCACACTGGACACTATCCCCGCGATAAGCTCCTTTACTTCGATAACAAACTCCCAGAGGGACCATCATGCGCCATTTCCGCCAGCGAGCGATATCCTCGGCAACCATTCTCGCCTTCGGGCTTTTCTCCATCACGACAGTCCAGGCCGCGGCACCGGAGCCGGTCGAAGCAGAGCATGGGATGGTGGTGACCGCGCAGCATCTGGCGACCGATATCGGCGTCGACGTGCTGAAGAGTGGCGGCAATGCCGTCGATGCGGCAGTGGCGGTCGGCTATGCGCTCGCCGTGGTCTATCCGACCGCCGGCAATATCGGCGGCGGCGGCTTCATGACCATCCGGCTGAAGGATGGCAAAACGGCCTTCCTCGATTTCCGCGAACGCGCGCCGCAGGCCTCGACCAAGACCATGTACCTCGATGACAAGGGCAATGTCGTCAAGGGCGCCAGCACGGACGGCTATCTCGCCGTCGGCGTCCCCGGCTCCGTCATGGGCTTCGAGACAGCGCGTGAGAAATACGGCACGAAAACCCGGCAGGAGCTGATGGCGCCGGCGATCCGTTACGCCAAGGAAGGCTTCACGCTGAACCAGGCCGATGCCGCCGAACTGAACGACGGCAAGAAGTGGCTGTCGCGCGACCCGGCAACCGCCGCGATCTTCACCAAACCGAACGGCGCGCCCTTCTCGACCGGCGACCGGTTCACCCAGCCGGACCTCGGCGCCGCACTGTCGAGCATTTCCGAACAGGGGCCTGATGGATTCTACAAGGGATCGACCGCCGATGCCATCGTCAAGGCCAGCCAGGACAAGGGCGGCATCCTGGCGAAGGTTGACTTCGACCAGTACAAGGTCCGCGAACTCGATCCGGTGAAGTGCAATTACCGTGGCTACGAGATCATCTCCTCGCCGCCGCCCTCTTCCGGCGGCGTGATCATCTGCGAAATCCTCAACGTGCTGGAAGGCTACCCGCTCTCCTATACCGGCTACGCCTCGGCTGACACCGTGCATCTGATGACCGAGGCCATGCGCTACGCCTATGTCGACCGCAACTCCACGCTGGGCGACCCCGATTTCGTCGACAATCCCGTCACCAAGCTGCTGGACAAGGACTATGCCAGGAAGATCCGCGACAGCATCGACCCCTATCGTGCTGGCGTCTCCAAGGATCTGATGCCGAAGGGTCTCGGCGAGAGCCATGAGACGACGCATTATTCGATCATCGACAATGACGGCAATGCGGTAGCGGTTACCTACACGCTGAACGGCTCCTTCGGCGCAGGCGTCGTCGCGCCCGGCACCGGCATCCTCCTCAACAACGAGATGGATGATTTCACCTCCAAGCCCGGCGTGCCGAACCTCTACGGCCTGGTACAAGGCGAGGCCAATGCCATCCAGCCGAAGAAGACGCCGCTCTCTTCCATGAGCCCGACCATCGTCGCCAAGGATGGCAAGCCCTTCATGGTGATCGGCAGCCCCGGCGGTTCGCGCATCATCACCATCACGCTGGAGGCGATCATCAACGTCATCGATTTCGGCATGGATATCCAGCAGGCGATCGACGCGCCGCGCGTCCATCACCAGTGGCTGCCGGACCGGATCTATACCGAGCCTTATGCCCTCTCGCCCGACACGATCAAGCTGCTGACCGGCATGGGATACAATGTCCAGGTCGGCGGCGACTGGCCGGTCTGGGGGAAAGCGGCCGGTATTCTCGTCGGCGGCAAGAGCCTCAGCGACATCGCCAAGGGCGGCGGCGCACGCTACAACGGCGCGATGGACAGCCGTGCCGGCTCGGGCCTCGCCGGCGGCTACTGATCCCTTTCTCGATCCAGCCGGCGATGGCTCCGCTATCGGAGTACATTGCCGGCCGGAAACCATCGATGAAAACACACCATCTTACGCAGGAAAACAGG
Encoded proteins:
- the ggt gene encoding gamma-glutamyltransferase, producing the protein MRHFRQRAISSATILAFGLFSITTVQAAAPEPVEAEHGMVVTAQHLATDIGVDVLKSGGNAVDAAVAVGYALAVVYPTAGNIGGGGFMTIRLKDGKTAFLDFRERAPQASTKTMYLDDKGNVVKGASTDGYLAVGVPGSVMGFETAREKYGTKTRQELMAPAIRYAKEGFTLNQADAAELNDGKKWLSRDPATAAIFTKPNGAPFSTGDRFTQPDLGAALSSISEQGPDGFYKGSTADAIVKASQDKGGILAKVDFDQYKVRELDPVKCNYRGYEIISSPPPSSGGVIICEILNVLEGYPLSYTGYASADTVHLMTEAMRYAYVDRNSTLGDPDFVDNPVTKLLDKDYARKIRDSIDPYRAGVSKDLMPKGLGESHETTHYSIIDNDGNAVAVTYTLNGSFGAGVVAPGTGILLNNEMDDFTSKPGVPNLYGLVQGEANAIQPKKTPLSSMSPTIVAKDGKPFMVIGSPGGSRIITITLEAIINVIDFGMDIQQAIDAPRVHHQWLPDRIYTEPYALSPDTIKLLTGMGYNVQVGGDWPVWGKAAGILVGGKSLSDIAKGGGARYNGAMDSRAGSGLAGGY